CGTATCCcttactcttcctcgtcggagcctgTGGTTTGCATGTCGCCAGTCGATGTCAGGTTGATGATGGATCCGTCGTGGTCGGAACCGACAGTCCACCACGGTGTGCTTGCAGTGTCAGGGTTGCTAGTCACCGTCGCGACGCCGGAGAGTGTGAATCTGCCTCACCCTCCACCCCACCGCCTCACATGATGGGCACACCATGCCATATTCAGGTCGAACACAGTGCCGGTGCGCACCTCCGACTTGACGTGCCAAAAAAGGGGTTGCGCCTCCACCACGGCGCTCAGACCATACCGTCTCCGGCGACTAGCCTCGCGCCGGATCCATGCTTCATTTGGGCCGACGCAATGGATTTCCTCTGCATGGAGTCGAACCGCTATCGGGCGGACTCCTCTTGGCAACGTGGAGCGCAATGCAGACgtccatctcctcctcggggccgcaTGTGACAAGTTTTCGTCAACGGATCAGGAGGTATAAGACTGGGATCCTCCGCCCGCCATGCCAGAGAAGGCTGGAGATCGCCGTAAGGGAGCTTGGGATGGAAGGGAATGGAATGCGGCTAGGGTTTTTTCCAGAGTGCGGACAGAGAACAATATacgtggggtcgggtgggccataGTGTATCAGATCCGACGCGGTGGGCGTCCCATATCTGCCAAAGATATGGGCTGGATATAGGGGTTGTTGGCCAGTCCGGACATTTGGGCCGAATTACTCAGGTTTGATTGGGTGACAATTTTGTGTTTGGGCAGCCCGTCGGTCGTTTGAGGCTGACATGAGGCGTCCCTGTAGATGCTTTTTATCTTATTTGTGCTTCATCGTGTGCAGTTAAAAGAGCAAAGAATAATCCTACGTATTTCTTCCATTCTGTTACAGATATTTAGACAATTTTCATGTTTGTTTCCACCGATTCATGGATCAATTCGTTTGAAGAGATTAACGTTCTTCGACCACACAAACATAGGCATTGAAGAAAAAGGAAATCTAAACACCGAGAGCAGGAATACGAGGAGCGCTGTCGAGTACGTACTTGCGTAGCTGAACTTGCAGTCGCCGGGGGTGTCGGCGAAGTGCAGGGAGCCCGACCACGGCATCCGGCGCCGCTCGATGTCCGGCCACGAGCACGCCTCCGCGAGCTCGCCGTTGGCCCATCCCGGCAGGAGGCCCttcaccgccgccgtcgcctcgctcGTCAGCATACCCTGCGAGAATCAGTTCAGTTCGCGCGTCcgtctctgcattttgtgatgtaCTACGTACCAGTGGACTAATGTACCTCGGCGATCTTGCAGGTCATGTAGTGGCCCTCCACGCCCCACGcccgcgccgccggagccctcgccgccgccgctgcgacgAGGAGGACCTGAAGCAGCAGGAGCAGCCCCATTCCAGGCTTCCTAGCTCAAGCTTTCACtcacagtgtgtgtgtgtgtgtgtgttgctgcaGTGCTCTGTTGCCGcgttcctttccggtttataggtaAGTCGTCCAGATTCTAGAGTGCTGACGTTTTGAGAAAAGACTCCGGCAACACCGCGCGCTCACAGGCGAGTCGTGTTCCACGCACGCGCCGTGGCATTTGGTGCGGAGGCAttcaagggagggagggagggaccgGGCGTTGCTTGGGACGTACAGCGTCATGGTCTCTGCGTCGCACTCACAAGTCACAGCGAACGATCCAACATCATACCAACCAACCGAGCCGTCTCCATCTTTAAACAGCTCCGAGGGCCAACCCAAAGGTCGCACTGTCTGCGCGCTAGCGCCTAGCGAGTACCCTATCGATTGCAGTTTGGCCAGCGGTAGGCGTCGCCGTCGGCCGACCGATCGGATCGCGTACCCCGCGATCGCGCCGTCCAATTGGTATACGCCTGGTCGTTGGAGGGCTGCTGTGAGAAGGCCAAGGAGATGCATGTTCCAGTGATCCGCGTCGCTGTGCTCGGCGGCGGTGCTGGCCAAGCTGGCGGCGGGCGCCCCGGCCTGTCTAGGTCATCCAAGAAGAGGGTGTCGGCGCATGCTCCTAGACGGTGGCAATCTCAACATCATACTCAAACTTGTCATGTAGCAGCATGGACAAGTTTTTTTTTTCAAGTTTTCTTTAGGGAGTCTTCATGTTTGGTTTGGGGGTGGCGAGGCGACAACATTGTCTCAGTGTAGGAATAATGTTCTCCCTACTCTTTTTCCGTTTTGTTGGTGTGCTTACTGCCAACGGTCAAGGCGGAGCCGTGTCTTTGATGGGTCTTAGTCGGTTTATGTTTCTGGTGGATCTACCTAGATTCAGCCAGCTTTCATGGTTTtcagagtttttttttttttgcgatgaTGGTCTTCAGAGTTTCTACAAGCCTTTATTGACATTTCCTTCTCCAGGGCAGCGATTTGGTTCATAGAATCACGGCCTCCGGCGCCTCATGATCTGCACCGACGACTTTTCGGCCGCTGCTTCTATAAGTTCATGGTTTTATTAAAATTTACTCGGTCAAGGCAGAGGCCCAAAAGCAGGACCGAGCTTCGGCGTGTCGCCGGTGGATCCAGAAGGACGAAGACTTTGGCACCACCAAAAATTTCATTGTAATTTATCTTTTTGTATGAGTGTGTGTTGCAAGGACCTGTGGTACTTAATATACTGACCTTCGGCCTTTGCACAGAAAAAAAAAATAGTCAGTCGACCCAGTCTACACAGCATGCATGTGTCCTCATGCTCGccacacatcatcatcatcctctcGCAGCGCCACTCCCTCCATCCAAGATTCCAAATATACATGGCGTATTGGTGTTTTTCACCAACTAACACTTTCTTAAATTGCACTTTTTCGAAAATCAAATTAGAGACAGGGAGTTCTCAAGCAACTTATACATTACAACTAGCAAAGCCGATACAATGACTTTGAGGAAAACATTCGCTTGGATAATCTCTAAAGTGCCCAACATATGACTATTCTGCCCTCTCTAAACAAGAGCATAGGCTTTTGGTCAATGGAGTGGAGGAGTGGTGTCCTTTTATTAGATTATCATACTATTTGCTCTTCTAGATGTtgatgtagtagtagtagtagtagtagtagtagtagtagtagtagtagtagtagtagtagtatattatGTCGATGTGATTAACTCATTAACCTCTTAGTTTAAACTTTGTTGGAGACATCCACTGGGTAATGACGGATGCAGCTAGCCCAGGGTCCATCCGCACCAGAAGATGGTTGTATACACATCCAACCAATAGTGTTGCATTCGTACCCTGCACCGAACCCGATCATCCACACCCTGTTGCCTTTCTTCATCCGCCCTTTAGCTTCGATGTATGCCAATTCATACCAGACTAATGACGTTGACTGATTTCTAAACCGATGCAGTGTCATTCTTGATGGCTCAACATGCTTGTCTGATAGGCCGAGGCCATGTTGTACGGAGGTGATAACCGCCGGCCCACCGACGTGGATGCAGAAATGGTCAAATGCAACACAAAAGTTTGGGATGTATGGTCTGATCTTCCTCCAATGAAGCACCTTTTTGGCCATGCATAAGAATCCATACTTGAAAAGCTCTGATGCTGGTAGGACAAGAGGTGCGGTTGATGTGATATTAGCCGTGAGTGCATCACCAGCGACAACCATAAGGTCTTTAGAGAGTGCAATCCCCAGGTTTCCCTTCTCATCTTCTTCTTGATACACACACCGGTAGGCAGTGTTGCTTGCCGCCGTGATCGTTCGCGTGAAATGCCCAAGCCGAAACCGAGCCTTGGACCTAGAAGTCGACAAAAGCTTGGCGACACCGCCCATACGAAACAAGAGGTTAGTCAGCTGCATGGAACGCTTGTTTCCCACATAGTAGCACGGGCCAACGATCTCCGTTGACACCACCAACGCGTATGACCCCCAAGGCATGAACCGCAGGATGTTGCTCGCGAGCCCCACTGCGGTCACCGATGCAGAGCATGCCATCCCAGAGAGGTTCATGACGCGGAGATCACCTCGTAACTTGTATCTATTTACAATCATGTCGGCGATGGATGGTACCGGACAAAATAAGCTGCAGTTGGTGATAAGAACACCGACCGCATCAAGATTGATGCACGTCTTGGCTAGAAGGTCATCAATCACTGAGAAGACGACCAACTCTGCTTCGGTGCGTGCTTCATCAAGCCCACAATATGGCTCCATGTGCATAACTACTGGTGGGAAATATGTTTGATCGCCCATGCCTGAGCGCTCATGAATACTAGCTATGAAGTTGGCAGTAGAATCATCAATCAAAGGTGAGAGTCGTGCATGCTCGACGGAGGTTGCCTTTGGGTATCTAAAGTTGGAGCTTGGCCGGAAGCAAGAGTAGTCAACAAGGTATACATTTCTAGGACGGAGTGCAAGATAGATGGCAGCCGTGACGATCAAAAGAGCGACGAGAAGTAGATGGATGAGACATATATCACTGGATTGGGGCATAGTCTTGTGTGCAGTGGAAAGCCATTGTGCAACCTTTGTGAGGACGGCAGTTGCGAGTATCATTGTGGTGACGATTCGCAGTACGAGGATCTTAGCAGTTAGCAGCACAATGGTGCAATGAAAGTTAAGCAATTGTTtccttttactccctccgttccaaaatatagcgcgtcctcggtttccgtgcttcaactttgaccattaatttaatcaacaagaccgactgcggcgggcgaaaaaattataccaatgaattcgtattcaaaaaaagtttttaattatataattttttatcccgccgcagtcggtctcgtgggttaaatttatggtcaaagttgaacctcgaaaagcgtgggcgcgctatattttggaacggagggagtatatagcaaTCGAAAATCCATAGGAGTGCTCGTCCTCGCCTGCACATGTTATCTTTGTGCGCTTGTTCTCGTTGGGATCGGAGACTGGGCTCGCATTGAACGTGGTATACTGCTGTACGCAACGCCACACATTAAGGACTCTGGTGCGGACCCACGGAACAGTAAGCGCTGCTCCCTCACGCCGTGAAAACAACGTCTGCACAAAATCTGTATTCACGGCCCATCACATGTCATACGTTTTGAACCATTTTTTTTACATGCATACGTTCTGAACGAACCTTTAATGCTAGAAGGTGTGattctcaaaaaataaaaaaacatgtttttACTCTAGCGTACATAACTGAAAGTACATATTTTGTGATGTAAAATACAGGAAAAGCAGTATTAATATTTTTTCCCCATCTTTGCTTTAGCGTACATAAATTAGAAAGTAAAAGCAGTATTAATCCACATAGTATTTTTTCCTGTATTTTTGATCCACTTTGCTTCGACtcactgcaaaaaaaaaaaaaaaccacaCAAGTGCTACGACGAATGAAACTCATGTTGCAACCCTATTTTTACATGTGCTAATGCAACTCAGTGCCAAAATCAGTCAAGATCATAGTTTTTTTTTGCTGATTTGAAAATTTGAAGAGATAGAGGACGTGAACAATGAACTGAATCCACGGTCTGTTTGCACCTTTGTGTTTTGTTGCATTGGCCAGGTGATAGCTTTTCCTTTCATAAATTTGGTTCCTGTTTCAAGTTACTCTACATTTTGTTATAACCTGGTGGAAGAGCTTTCCTTTGTAACCGTCCATCTTTCCTGAAAATCAATTGGTTGTGTACTTTTCAAGAAGTATATGTTATAGGACCAGCAGTATATATATGCATAGCCGCATAGGTTTTTAACAATAGTCCATAGCCAAATATATGACGGCCTCGCACGGTCAaacggcagacgacaaagagtaGGATGTGGAGCATGGACACCCATGTCAGACAAAGTCGTGTAGACTAGGATAGTTTTACTTTTGCTATGTTAAAAAATCCATGTCCAGTCGTCGCCCCTAGGTCGGCGCCAGGGCTAAACGAATTCGGCGTTTTTTGGCACAAACTCATCGAAATTCATCCAAACTCGACGACATTCATTCAAATTTgtacaaaaaacaaataaaaaaacaaacaCGGCCTAGCTACGCCGTcctcgccgcgcctcgccgccgtccgACTTCTACATGCCTAGGCGCTTGTAGAAGTCGGTGtagtctccgccgccgccgccgccgtcgtcgtcgtcgtcgtcctcgccctGCTACCCGCTGATGTCCCTGTTGCAGCCCTGTCCAGGGTCGCCGACGCGGGATGGCCCGGCCTCCTCCTAGTCGCTGTCGAGGTAGAGGACGCCGTCCACCTCGCCGACGGGGCGGGGGTGGCGCGCCTTGAGTTCCTCGAGGGCGCGGCGCTGGCGAGccacctgctcgcggacgtagtcctccctCGCCCACATCATAGCCGTCTCGTCGGCGGTGGCCATCGCGAGGTGCCCCGGCTTCACCGGGAGCAGGGGAGGCTCCGGCTCGGTTTTCGACCGGACGCGGCGCATGCGACCGCCGCGGCCTTCCTCGGGGATGGTCAGGGCGCCGCTGCGGGAGCGGCGCCCTAGCGGGGACTCCCCCGCCGTGTCATGCGGCTCGTGCTTGATGGCGAAGGCCGCCGGCAAGCCGCCCGAGAAGGAGGTCGTCGCGTCCGACAACCGTCGCGACATCCACGAGCTGCCACGGCGGTGAGAGAAGGACGGGGGTGCGGGgacggggtactcgaggcgcggcgtgttgccggccTCGATGTAGTCGAGGACGTGctcgagggtgcggccgggcaCCCCCCACCAGTCGTGCCGCCCTTCGGCGTTGTGGCGGCCGCgaggcacgacgccgttggtggaggCGATCAGGCCGTCGCGGCGGTGGTCGAAGTAGATCGTCCAGAACAAGTTGTTGTCGGGGAAGTACGTCGGCGTTcgccgctgctcctccgccagcgaCAACCTAATGCGGGCGATCTCTGTCCGCCGGTCCGCCCCGGTGGGAGCGGGTGGCACCAGCACGCCACCGGCGCTCAAACGCCACGCGCCCGACACCCTCATGTCCGGGGGAGCCGGGTAGTCGGCCTCAAAAAGGAGGCGCGCCTCCCACtcgtggaggtggcggcggcggaagccgTTCTTCGCCGCGGAATCGCCTGGGTACCGCGCTGCCATTGCTTGTTGGCGGGGGAGTGNNNNNNNNNNNNNNNNNNNNNNNNNNNNNNNNNNNNNNNNNNNNNNNNNNNNNNNNNNNNNNNNNNNNNNNNNNNNNNNNNNNNNNNNNNNNNNNNNNNNNNNNNNNNNNNNNNNNNNNNNNNNNNNNNNNNNNNNNNNNNNNNNNNNNNNNNNNNNNNNNNNNNNNNNNNNNNNNNNNNNNNNNNNNNNNNNNNNNNNNNNNNNNNNNNNNNNNNNNNNNNNNNNNNNNNNNNNNNNNNNNNNNNNNNNNNNNNNNNNNNNNNNNNTGTCGCGTTCACCGGCGAGGCGGGCGACTTTTATAGCCGGAGCTCGGGCGGCGGGAGGCGCATGCCAGGCGACGCGTGGCGGGCGACCGTGGCGCTGGGCGACGCGGCGCTTCACTGTGCGGCATCAATGGACATGCTGACCGGCGCGCTGCGTCGCGGCAGACGGGGCATCAATGGAGGCGACGGCGCGACAGCTTTGGCATTGAATCCCGTAGGAAACGAGGCGATGTGGAGGACGAAGCGGCGCGTCGCTGACAGGGCGGGCCCATCACAGTTCACGCCAAAAACGGTCCGTCCGACGCCCCCAGGCGACCCCCAACGCATCAGGTTCAAGTTGGGTATGCCAACGTCAATTTCGGCCCAATCCGACGGAAAACGGGTTCTTAGAGTACGACTGGGCCGTTCTTTTAGCGTTAGCGCCGAAAAAATTACATGAAAGGCCTGTTGAGGGCACGGCTGAAGATGCTCTGAACTTAGGGGCTCCTGGAGCACCACATATTTTCCCGGGCTTTGCATGCCTTCGAACGTTTCTTTCCACTCACGATCTTCCATTACAAGATCATGGGAAAAATACGTAACCTCAGAGCAGTGCACACCTAGATCAAAAATATCCATCAGTACATGAGCGATGATAGTACGTATAAGACCGTGCGTGCCAACTTCTCAACCATATATATTCCTAGCATATTATTATTATTCTCAACCATCTTCCTAGCATATGGAAATTCCAACACAGGCGTGGGAGCACGCACCTGCCCAGCCCTGCTCGGCCGTGGCAATCTGCACAGTATTTGCATCCCGCACGAGGGTGCAGTAAGTTTTACATTTTAATCTTGGAAACTTACAAATTTCTCGGTCGCTCGTatcaagtttcagaatttaaatTTTACGTGAATTTTTTGTCGTTGCAGATACTAAAGTTATGATTTTGTCGGTCGCTGATACTAGGTTTCAAGAGTTAGAATTT
The window above is part of the Triticum aestivum cultivar Chinese Spring chromosome 2A, IWGSC CS RefSeq v2.1, whole genome shotgun sequence genome. Proteins encoded here:
- the LOC123186328 gene encoding 3-ketoacyl-CoA synthase 6-like translates to MILATAVLTKVAQWLSTAHKTMPQSSDICLIHLLLVALLIVTAAIYLALRPRNVYLVDYSCFRPSSNFRYPKATSVEHARLSPLIDDSTANFIASIHERSGMGDQTYFPPVVMHMEPYCGLDEARTEAELVVFSVIDDLLAKTCINLDAVGVLITNCSLFCPVPSIADMIVNRYKLRGDLRVMNLSGMACSASVTAVGLASNILRFMPWGSYALVVSTEIVGPCYYVGNKRSMQLTNLLFRMGGVAKLLSTSRSKARFRLGHFTRTITAASNTAYRCVYQEEDEKGNLGIALSKDLMVVAGDALTANITSTAPLVLPASELFKYGFLCMAKKVLHWRKIRPYIPNFCVAFDHFCIHVGGPAVITSVQHGLGLSDKHVEPSRMTLHRFRNQSTSLVWYELAYIEAKGRMKKGNRVWMIGFGAGYECNTIGWMCIQPSSGADGPWASCIRHYPVDVSNKV